Part of the Sorghum bicolor cultivar BTx623 chromosome 1, Sorghum_bicolor_NCBIv3, whole genome shotgun sequence genome, GAGAGGCATAATTTTCAAGCATAACACAAATGCAAAGAAACATATACTAGCAtacaaacttctgacatcgtaCCACATGAAAAcagctactccctccgtctcattGAAAGTGACGTTTTGAACTTCGTGCCATCTTGTTTGACCGTTTGTCTTATTCAAAAGTTTtgtataaatattaattattttgttatgacttattttatcattaaagatactttaataataatttattgattttataatttgcaaaaaaatgaataagacgaatggtcaaacaCAGTACCCAAAAGTTAAGAACGATACTTTCAATGGGACGGATGGAGTAGCCTGCAGGGGAAAAGATACAATACGGGCAGGATGAAAAAATCTAAGTGCGTTCAAGGAACTTTTGGCATATTTATCATCTTGTGGAGGTGACAGAGATAGTGCATTCCAAACAACAAATTTCATTAGTTCATAAAGGACCCACGTGCACTGTCCTGTTTGTTCCTTTCCCCCAATGGGAATTCTGATTCTGTAATCTGGTCATCTGGAACGCAAGCTGAAACTTGCACATATTACCTACCACATTTTGATTTCGCACTAATTTGGCACTAGTGAAACATATGTTGCAGGTCTAGTCAATACCTTGAGATAACTTTGTAGTAAATTTTAGCCATTCCTGTACCCCACCTGGGATCCGAGAAAAGCTTTCACCTTTTCTAAGCACAATCATTAAACAAAGACCAGAAAACTAGCTTGCATAACGTGACTAAGTTTTATTAATAGTAATTAAATAACTGAGGAGTGAGGACAAGAAGGTCGCATTCACCGATTCCGTGATGGCCTTGGCGagctgcttcctcgccttcctgATCTTCTTGTCCAACGCCTGAGCGTCGCTGTGTTCAATGCCGAGGAGCACACTTTCCAGCACCGCCGGTTCGACAAGGATCGTGGCCTCATCAACCAGGTAAGGATACAGCTCGCGCATCTCATCCAAAGTCTTGGCCTGGGGCTTCACCGCCTCCTTGCCGGACTGGTGGTCAGCGCTCTTCTCTTGGGCAGCGTCCTTGCTTGCTTGGGCGCCGGCGGCCTTCCCTTGGGTAGCCCTTTGGACCTCAGAAACCGGTGGTCTGGGCGGGCGATCACGTCCCCAGACGTGCCTGGACAGGAGGTAGAGGCGGCGTTCGTGTTCATCGGCGGGCGGAGCAGTCTTCTTGGCGTCGCGGTCGTAACGGCGCTTGAGGCTGCGCTGCTTGATGGCGAGCTCCTTTGCTCCGACGCCTTTCTTCTCAAGGCTGCCATCGAGCGCGTCGAAGAGCTCAGACGGCATTGGCAGGCGGCCGCCGTGTCCGCGGCGGTACGTGGCGAGGGCCTGCAGGATCCGGACCTCGTCGCCAGGGGGCCACGTGCGCTGGAACAGCGCCGGCTTCCGCTTGGCCGGCGGCTGCGTGGCACCCGAGGCCTcggggagcggcggcggcgtcttCCTCTTGTTGCGCCCGGGCGGCGCCGTCGGGCCCGTCGACGCCCGCTTCGCCGCAGACGACGGCTCCTTGCGTCGAGGCGACGAGGGCGCCATGGTGGGGGTGGGGGAGCGTGGGGAGAGGCGGGAGATGGAAACTGGAATGGCCTGCGCGGCGCGCGAGATCTGATTTTTCAGGCAGGAGGGATTGGGAAAACGAGGGGTCGCCCCGCCGAAAACAACAAGTGCTCTGTCCCCCGAGGCAGGGGCACGCACTTTGTCCAGCGTGCACGCAAGTCCCGCACGAGGGCGTTAGGAGACATTTATTATAGTACCGTTTACATGATatggccagtctcagtggggtaGTGGGGTTTCACCagaatgtcatgcacatttattagagcgtcatgtcaATAAAACTGCATTTTTtgtatgaaacgaagaggagagagaaggaaggagaactccgctggcgttgtttcccacgcggtgaaacaggatgaaatccccactgaggactaaatcgtttcaccatcttgcatgtgatccaatcattttgcagtaattaaatgctttgctcagcctaggaaacatcaaggtgaaactcatgtattgtggaggttgtttcattgtttgttttattgatgctctgtcagcagatttgttttggaaacagtgcattgaaatggaccattgagactggcctaaggctAATCTTCATGCATGTTTTATAAGAGTgttatgcacattaaataaggTGTTATATAAGGGCACTTACAATGCAAGACTTTATCACAGAGTcgaagacaattaattatatattatttatggtattttgctgatgtggcagtatatttattgaagaaagaggtagaaaaaacaagactccaagtcttatttagattctaagtccacattgttcgaggtaataaataactttagactctataatagagtctgcattaTGAGTGTCCtaagtaaaattgctgacttagcagggttattaaatgaaggagtttcattagatgagagaagagttttatccccatgaaattcatgtggctcggttacctagtttatagtcttggtaactgtgtcatgaaactatttattgagactggcctaagcacGAACTACTGCTAGGTGATTTGTTGGCAAACAAAAACACTGCTGATTCGGCTAATAAACTTAAGGAAATAAGAGCAAGATCAATAATAGTGCCAAGCGTTTGGCTATAAGCCAAGTCATTATagccaagttatacaataagttaTTTCATATTTGTCTCTAaaatcttttctctttcttatttcttctcacaacacttgctatttgggtccaccactacctatgcatccgtGCCCAGCTTGATGCTTACAtaactctcttctcttctctacatcagcattagcttggctataaaCCCATTATTATACCTGCTCTAAGAGATAAGTATTTTTATGATATGACAAGGTAGTTAttaaagaaatgaaaaaaataaagaaactgGATCTAATTTGACATGAAATGATATAATTGGTtgagcccttgtttagttccaaaaatttttgcaaaaaacttcaaatttctcatcacatcgaatcttgcgacgcatgcatgcaacattaaatatagataaaaataataactaattgcacagtttgactgtaatttgtgagacgaatcttttaagcctacttaGTACATGAATAgacaatatttttcaaatacaaacaaaattgctacagtattcattttgtaaaaatttttggaactaaacaaggccgagagTGGAGAgagaatgtgattggataaaaaaaatattttgtagaaactatccattgagaTCATGGTttttatatatagtgtctatacaAATTAATATATATAGAAAGTATATGTAATTTCTAGCACCGGGATTGCCCCTTAGttagatttttttatttattttaggctCGTTCGTAGCTAAAAACTTTTCGCCCTGTTACATCAAATATTTGGACActtacatagagtattaaatatagattaaaaataactaattacacattttgCATATattttgcgagataaatcttttaagcctaattaattcataattagacactaattgtaATAGTTACAAATGTGCTAAAGTACCAAGAACTTGTCTTCTCGCAaactaggccctgtttagtagcaaaaaatttcaagattatccgtcacattaaatcttttgaaccatgcatgaagcatttaatataaataaaaaataactaattatacaatttacctgtaatttgcgagacgaaacttttgaaactggttagtctatagttggacaatataAAAAaacacgaactaaacaaggctttagcaTGCTTCTTTTGCACATCAAAATAAAGGTACATCACATTTCTTAATGAGTTACTTTTTAAATTTATCTGGTTATGTATAAAAATTATATCAATATTTGTTTCTCCACATAAATTTATTACAAATACATTTCGTGATCTATACAGTAATATGTCGACATTCACTACTGTCATtccaaaaatagagataaaccctacctctagcaacaacaccagaaatgcaCGGTATATAATTAACTTATCAATTAGCAACTAGTCACTCTTTAATTACTAATATTCCTAAGCATGAAGTAGGTTatcatccctaattatattgctaggaatttaTTATAGATTCACATGCACTAATGTGACTAGGcagaaataaaagatatgaatataattataaactaaatgggttctacaagcggacagataattataccgttgtagcattttacctagagaagtatccaggttgtcgatttatatttataccactggaaAGACTATGTGTTAAATTataatctattatattgataacaAACTATATagaatgaataaatgatattaccaatgtcatataatctactcataacaggcagaggtcacaagataaatatgggtaatagcataatcatcaagtatcataattaaggataatcatcagagcatctactagtcataatcatagttagccattggataaactagggagttggatctaaggtaattctataactacatcAATAAATAACtccaattagtgcaattacatctagaaatcattgttaagctaaccctatatcataatcacatgtaaagaggcatcaactaatgagggtattaagacacaagggtcacctcctttGCGATCATGCCCATGCTAGACCTACGTACGGAGGatggactatagaggaaccaatgcagctgtcacctacgtggaCTACCACACGTCCCGGCATGTCAGGGTGCActcatagataaaaaagatatctagacaccacatctacatattgtctaccatctacccaacCATCAATTAGGTAAAACGCTATACAAGCAATTACattaattcaataagatcaaaccaactatcctagacatataatcaaagtagacaatgactattgcaattaagaacatatgaatctattaagaataaagtctccctaatatataattgaatacaataaagtaagaactagatctattaccaAACTCTTGCACTCCAGACCGACGCTAGGGGCTCTAGATctcgatgaagaactagatctcctctacttctaatctaactaactagaactataaactagaaggctcttgatgaacttgaaggcgcttgatgcttgatggcttgaggccttgatgaatgaGTTGAtggttgattgattgattcagggGGGGTCTACCCATGTATTTATTGTCTGGTGGGATCCGCGTGCGctgtaggatcaaaccgacttaaccaagggctgaGATGACTCCTCGTAGgcagtggaggaagcttccaaaaAGGGGGGGGTCAAAACCCTAGATGGGGCGCCGACCGACGCTAGCGTGGGGTCGACCGACCTCACCTAGCAGCCACCAGCCCCCGCCCCCATTGCTTCGGGTGTCTTCTCGatccttcctgagtcttctcgTGATGTTTCCCGCAGCGGATAAGttttgtgtttattttgcacttgaattcctcttttcagcttttctagaaatagaccctggaaaataaagaatatgcaaaacttgtggaaattgttagtttaaaccctagactagtgtgttttcatgttctcctttggGTCTAAagctctaataaaagttgactttatcgaccgtcaacaattccccccaagcttaccttttgccagtcccttggcaaaccAAGCATAAGCAGTATATATAtttggatcaagagttgctacaatgtTTTCATTCTTTCCAAGTACACATGCTCCCAAACAAAGATTCTCCTCCGGATTAGTTTAATAACTGCTCTAATATTCAAACTTACCCgttttacctttaaccatggacttttacaactcttgCATGAGTCTTGAGCAATTAGAAGACAGAACAATctggtcaagcactatgtctcaaattctttgcagaaccattattctggagtttttataagttttcaaaataaaactcagagcttaattgtatgacacccttaaatctctcaatgtatgtggtatttatggttctcTCTTGAGGCATTAATGATGCTATACCTCCTATAACTAAAGGTATATATGgtagagcttataggagtgcCAATAACAAGGATAGACATACTTGCAATGCATGTATTGTAGAATCAACTTGTCGGCGTCtggactcgtggtctagacacaaacgagtatgAGTATGCGTGACTACCtaagcttggatggtgatgcaagtggaacacagagaatttatactggttcgggccaaggatgccctacgtccagtgagatcggaggtctgtattgccttgcacccaaagatGCTTGTAGTAGGCGGGTACAAgcgggttgcgagagagggctaagtcccaagtgTCGGCTTTTGTGGAGGACAGAGTGCAGGTTGCTACTCTGTGGGTGAGCTAGTTGTGAAATGTGGCGATTGTGTGTTGTGTGTGTGATCCTGGTGGACTTGTCCTggttgtgagccctggctccccttttatagtctcaaggggcGCAGGATTTTACATGTGTGATGGGTGATTTTCCTCTGTTGAGTGGTGAAACTACagccccgaccctgttgaagcttGCCCATGCCGTCCTTGAGGTATGGTTGACAGTATGGTTACTCCTGTGGAGGGTCGCCGAGCCCTGTTAAAGTCGTGGGGATCGGATCGGTGGTACTGCAGCTTGTCCTGTTATAGTGGGAGAAGACAGCCAATAGTGATGCTGGTTAATCTCCCCCATTCTTTTTTCACTGTGAGGCGGTACTccatagtgaaagaggtaaggttgtATAGTAAAAGAGATAAGGCtacagtgaccagggtggttggaatagtcgccaccatgccctCCTGTGACATGGGAGTCACTGCGCCTGTCGCGTTTtaggtacgggcgccgtgcgtcgGAAGCCTTGCCCTGATCTGGTGGAGCGGCGTTTGGCGCCCGAGTCctggaggggtcgggcgagtcggaacttacgcccgaggccgaggggatcgggcgaggcggtgtctgCATCCGAGCCCCTgggtcgggcgagacagaaCTTGCGtctgaggccctgaggggtcgggcgaggcggagcttgcgtccgaggcccagggggtcgggcgagtcgtggTTTGGACCTGAGGCCCAGGAGTCAGATGAGCTAGGGCCCGTGCCCTGGCGATTGTGGTTAATTTGTTTTGtcctttgcgttttttattgctctgatttgggtatccctttttatggtacccaacacaaCTAATGGATGCATAGAGAAtcgaggcatacaatcaaaccaagatgtgcatgtgtatggaatatggtggataggtgcATTTGTGGTATCTATGGCTAATTTCTATTTCTACTTTTCGCTCCttgaggataaatctctgttttGATCTTGGAACTTTTCACGGGagaaacatgggctatctttattaTTCGTTTTTATTCAAGGTGGTGGGCTtctagtacccattgttttaattactgggacacttgtcaatcttttactctcttttcttcttttatatttttgcatGGCCACATGTATCCCTTGAATACAATAACTGATCAGAGAGGTAATAATAAGAACTTAGAGCACTAAAGACACGGGTTATCCTATAGGGTGATTGTATATTTTTGTGCCCTCTCCCAGTGTAGGAGGAGAACATGATTGATGAACATGGAATGGAAATGATTGCGATTACTCCTAGTGTGGGAATAATGCATATGTGAACTagagtgtgtacgtgatcttggttctaaaagcatgacaagactctcataaggTATACTACAAAGTTGACTAAACTTAATGCAAAGCAAGCAGCATAAATGTGCGAAagttttcctaactctaaatggatattatatatggctttggtagaaATTCATACTTTgtcatacaagaactcatcatgtaggaTTTTggatttttcaaaataaatctctagaacttagtaatgctaggaataagataaatagcagctcagactttcaatgatcatatcaaccaactatctagacttagctcaaacttatgcctccacaagttgcaggttcagagtaaatcttcaaattaaaacagccatGTCCAAAACTCGAGAGAATCTAATGTTGAAATCTAggtaacagagcaactattcatcatctccaagatAATATTTTAATGTTCATCAATTTTTATTTCGCTCTAGTTTAACCTGACTCTGAACAGACTCTAACACTTAACTAATTATAAACTCACAAAAGACTCTATGActtgtggaccttcatgtgcccacataTTTTTGGCATTTTTATGTTTTTCTATGATACTATGGTGAATCTTCATGCGctcacatatttttggtatttttataacAATGTAGACTCGAAAAACACTTAGGTATAATTACCTGATAACTgggggatgctcctcccccaagctggatggttGCAATACTTGGTGTAGATGTACTTTAGAGTGAGCTAACCAGTAGCGAACTTGGTGGGTGCCACTGATAGACTCTCCTTGCTATAATATTATTCATGCATAGTCATACTCCAACAATaaaaccaaaactcgaggcttgaatttaataatgggttagcggtcagccaatgagcaattgattattcttatgagctaattttgtagAATTTCATGTTTCTATCTTTTTGTATTTTCTAATTTTACAATGCATGAAATAAATGTGAATGccatttaatttttttatgcaACCATAGTAAATATTCCTAAGGGGTTACCATAAGTTTATCCTCATGGGGCTTTGGTATTTATGATGCAGTAATTAAAGCAGTAAATAtttgtttgtattttgtattaatatgttaagagaaataaatatgctactagGTGTATTAAAGCGAAATTACTAATGCATGCTAACTTAACTAGATAACTATCATTCTGACCTTATGGCTAGGGTACAGAATTTTAAAGTCTACTGACaggacttagatagaggggagcACTTACTCAGTGGGTTCATTGTCTGAGataacctcagtcaactccccgTTTTGTGGTGATGCATCATTGTGCATCTTCCTTCCATCTTGCTTctgtttctttttcttctttcttctctaGCTCCAGCTCTTCAGCTTTATTCTCCTTTTCCTAGGCTTCTAATCGGGCTAAGATCTCCTCTTTCTCCTTCTTGGCGATTTGGTCCATCCTTTCAGCTTCTGCTGCCCACTCACTCCAGAGGGGTGCTCGTGTGTTCTCTTCTTGCTCTTTGAAGCGATCTTCATATTTCACAATCTTGCTAGGAAAGTTTTCCCATCTGCAGTGAGCCTGGGCGACCTGACGGTAGGCTTGATGTCTTCTCCTGTTGCGTTGCTTCCTGATCTGCTCATGGATAACTTGTGTTTTAAATTGGCAgcgtactgttgacggtccttaagtaccaaatataatcatcaaataaataaagaaaaagatccaaatacaaccaacacccaaacttagagttttatctgacagaattccatgagtttcggtgtttgtctatttctacagggggttatcacgaaatatggaagaaaggcccacacgtcgggtttacatagagatattaacgtgccgcgcaattttctatcatctagaagactccagaagccacgggaacaaatgggaaggcgatcgggcccgaaggcagggcgcccgcactcccgcctagggcgcccgccttgtcccagagtccaatcacGACTCGTcttgcggattacgctccaccaacctaaaggatcaaggataaccgttcaatcaatgtcggtttgatccgacggcccagattcacttgagggaactatataagcagaccacctgtcccctagaggagaacaagttcattgtagagttgagaggtgcccttgaaggataacctttcctctacatagacagaaaaaaagctagggtttggagatgagagctctcctctcatctctaaactagagtagatctagatagtagcgagatggagagcgagggaggattggaggagaggccggcctgtcagttcttcctccagttgtacttcgccatgatcaagttctaatcgagcttgctcatgggatgactctggtaatctacttctatttcattatgcaattactattcatgtatgttatggttcacaactcttttgagtactcttaatctataggaccctataggttagagttgtagtataggtgtaagcatggtgcttagacctagattacttgtggatatcccctgtcgagttggatcatgtggtaggccacgtaggtgacagttacgttggtcccctgtagtccacctcctgttagcaggacgggtagggtttaccggcctatggataagcatcctttgtggtgtattcttatcacgtggttcgtcccagacctagacatacccctttgaagtagagaaaccatagttatcctctttattctcctaccatcatccatatactagattgctctactctctattcccatattatcacccattgttattttacctttaatattgttcttattcaattctaccatctttcctatttacacttacccatctatctaggttaagttagagcgtagatcagttctccagtttccctgtggatacgataaaacctttaaccgggtaaaagctacaacagtatccgtgcgcttccggatttatctgtgtgcgtataaataccatagtacactctagtgccatgctggggatgacaacctagtattcaagtggtgttagcaagtgtcaacaagcatttttggcgccgttgccggggagacggttgctgagttgactacgaactagcttaatcattttctaaaaaaaataataataaaaataaatatatattttccttttatcctttgcctcatctctgctattctttcctcttatctaatccttgatttctggtctatcatgaatgcaaacatgtctatctatcagtttcatagacctacgggcacacatctcgaaccaccaaaatcttcaaagcctacatagtatctagttttgagatagaccccgaatacatagaatttgttcaaaaacaacctttctcaggagaaggtgaggaaaacacatacacacacctaagagagttttatcaagtctgtgacctccttcgcattgaaggcatgtccgatgagacccttaaatggaagctctttccgttctctttaaaaggaaaagctagacatttatacaaactcaaagtagggagtgttcatggagattggaaggagttatataatagttttctttttaaatattttccaatctccaaagtggtggaacttcgacgtgagattctttcttttagacaactggaagaagaatctctcggcaaatcatgggaccgctttattaaccttactctcactggcccaaagctttctattccagaagaagttcttctaattcacttttttgagggccttagtagggaaaataagcaaaccgtgAATAcaacctctagaggatccttctatcacctacctgctagtaaagctagggatttaattgattcattaagtggaaagtttcctagcatttatatccctaagaaagagaaagaaccagttcctagacaagaagaagaagtttcgatagccagatcacaaccacttcaattccaaactttagctatcgatcctaaaccatcaatatcccaaaattctccaagggtggaaggaattccgaccttaaaattttcaaatgctgatggtttagacttctggttccataagagaccttcaagcagggataattcaaatccttgcaataatggttcccttagagaatgtcctggttcctgttatgaagaagttgaggatgacatatcaagtgaaggagagctaaagtatctagacttagctcaaacttatgcctccacaagttgcaggttcagagtaaatcttcaaattaaaacagccatGTCCAAAACTCGAGAGAATCTAATGTTGAAATCTAggtaacagagcaactattcatcatctccaagatAATATTTTAATGTTCATCAATT contains:
- the LOC8067712 gene encoding uncharacterized protein LOC8067712, translated to MAPSSPRRKEPSSAAKRASTGPTAPPGRNKRKTPPPLPEASGATQPPAKRKPALFQRTWPPGDEVRILQALATYRRGHGGRLPMPSELFDALDGSLEKKGVGAKELAIKQRSLKRRYDRDAKKTAPPADEHERRLYLLSRHVWGRDRPPRPPVSEVQRATQGKAAGAQASKDAAQEKSADHQSGKEAVKPQAKTLDEMRELYPYLVDEATILVEPAVLESVLLGIEHSDAQALDKKIRKARKQLAKAITESARINNMEMPTVFMFTSSKLQPGKLRMENENNLLVDHLDKTDDVDICTKQRLARVEREVLELREAVIASQSQPKGIRCESAKSGLQSIVAENQIPANILQKKIEAPNGLIHGKNVEVTSKYYCAVPQNVPPIKPKMQGMMLPPFNVFPDMPKKVVKKSPTPCRATCRGAMC